From a region of the Carassius auratus strain Wakin chromosome 31, ASM336829v1, whole genome shotgun sequence genome:
- the LOC113050233 gene encoding 14-3-3 protein beta/alpha-A, with the protein MDKSDLVQKAKLAEQAERYDDMAASMKAVTEGGVELSNEERNLLSVAYKNVVGARRSSWRVISSIEQKTEGNEKKQQMAREYREKIEAELQEICNDVLGLLEKYLIPNASQAESKVFYLKMKGDYYRYLSEVASGEAKRTTVDNSQKAYQDAFEISKKEMQPTHPIRLGLALNFSVFYYEILNTPEQACALAKTAFDEAIAELDTLNEDSYKDSTLIMQLLRDNLTLWTSENQGDEADAGEGEN; encoded by the exons ATGGACAAGAGTGACCTAGTGCAGAAGGCAAAGCTCGCTGAGCAGGCCGAGCGCTATGATGACATGGCTGCTTCCATGAAGGCTGTCACAGAGGGTGGTGTTGAGCTTTCCAACGAAGAGCGCAACCTGCTCTCCGTGGCTTACAAGAACGTGGTGGGCGCCCGCCGCTCTTCCTGGCGCGTGATCTCCAGCATCGAGCAGAAAACAGAGGGCAACGAGAAGAAACAGCAGATGGCGCGTGAATACCGTGAGAAGATCGAGGCCGAGCTTCAGGAAATCTGCAACGACGTGCTG GGTCTCCTGGAGAAGTACCTAATTCCCAATGCTAGCCAGGCAGAGAGCAAAGTCTTCTACCTGAAAATGAAAGGAGACTACTACAGATACCTGTCCGAGGTGGCATCCGGAGAAGCAAAGAGAA CCACAGTGGACAACTCTCAGAAGGCTTACCAGGATGCATTTGAGATCAGCAAAAAGGAAATGCAGCCAACACACCCCATCAGGCTGGGACTAGCACTGAACTTCTCCGTGTTTTACTACGAAATCCTTAACACCCCGGAGCAGGCCTGCGCTTTGGCAAAGACG GCTTTCGATGAGGCAATTGCTGAGCTGGACACCTTAAACGAGGACTCTTACAAAGACAGCACCCTGATCATGCAGTTACTAAGGGACAACCTCACT cTGTGGACATCAGAAAATCAGGGTGATGAAGCGGATGCTGGCGAGGGCGAGAACTAA